The genomic region AACAGGTCATGGCCGCAAACGGATACGAAATCGACTGCGTTTGGGTGTGCCACAACACCGACGCCATCAAGAACGCCGTCATAGATGGACATGGGCTGACTGTTATCTCCTATCGCCTGGTGCAGCGGGAAATATCAAGCGGAGTAATGCACGCCTGCCCCATCACCGACTACACAGGGGATCGGTCGTTTGCTCTGGTCTATCACAGAGATAAAAATATCTCTCCCTGGTTCATGGATTTCATGCGCATCTGCCGCGAGTACGAGGAGACCTCCGACTTCGACGGCCGTTTGCAGAACAGGCGCGAGGAAACGGAGTGTTCGACCAAAAGATCGAAAAACGGCCTTCCCCGATGAATAAATACCAGGGAGAGGCCGTTTTCATGTGACAGGAGTAAAAAAGAATAACGAAACAAAAATCCCGTATTTTACATTTTTATATTTCGAAGTCCGCGATAACGGGAGTGTGATCCGAGGGTTTTTCCCAGCCCCGGGGCTCCCGGTCCACAAAGCAATCCAGGGTGCGCTCCGCCAGAGCGGGAGCGGCCAGGACGTGGTCGATCCTCCATCCCGTGTTCCGGGCCAGCGCGTCCTTTACCCGATAGTCGAAAAAGGTGAAGGTCCCCTCCTCCGGATGGAAGCGACGCAGCATGTCAACGAGTCCCCAGCCCACCGTCTTTTCGAATTTCTCCCGGATCTCATGGTGACAGCACACGTGGTTCCGTTTATTTTCGGGATGAGTGACGTCGATGTCCGTGGGCGCCACGTTCATATCCCCGACCCAGACGAAACGCTCCCCGCTTTTCACCTCCCGGGCGAAAAAATCCGCCGTTCGCTCCAGAAAACGCTTCTTCAGGGCGTAATCCGGATGGATGATCTCCTTTCCCTGAGGAACGTAGGTGTTGAGAACGGAGATTTCCGGAATCCTCATGAAAGCGACCCGGGTGGGAAAATCAGGGTCCTCCCCGTCTCCAAAACCAAACCGAACCGCAGACTCGGCAACCCCGAGTTTTTTCGAAACGACAAAGGCCACTCCGTTGTAGGATTTTTCACCGCAATACCGGGCTTCGTACCCCATCGCCTCGAAAGCCGCCGCCGGAAAATCGGCGTCGACAACTTTCGTTTCCTGCAAACAAAGTATGTCCACTCCCGAATCCGGCAGCCAGCGCTCCAGAATGGGCATTCGGCTGCGCACCGAGTTGACGTTGAACGTCGCAAGACGCAGTTTTTTCATATATCCGCCTCGTTTCTGATTTTTATTCCCGTTCCCGTTCCCGCAGAACCCGACGAAGGATTTTACCCGTTCCGGAAAGCGGGAAGTTATCCACAAACTCAATTTTGCGCGGCACTTTAAAGTGCGCCAGCTGCTCCTTGCAGTACTTCACGATCTCCAGCTCCGTTATCTGAGCGCCTTCCTTTTTCTGGATAAAGGCTTTTGGCACTTCTCCATTGACCGGGTGCGGCATACCCACCACGATGGCCGTTTGAACCGCGGGGTGGGCGTGGAGTACCAGCTCCACTTCCTGGGGATAGACGTTGAACCCGC from Synergistaceae bacterium harbors:
- the xth gene encoding exodeoxyribonuclease III, with the protein product MKKLRLATFNVNSVRSRMPILERWLPDSGVDILCLQETKVVDADFPAAAFEAMGYEARYCGEKSYNGVAFVVSKKLGVAESAVRFGFGDGEDPDFPTRVAFMRIPEISVLNTYVPQGKEIIHPDYALKKRFLERTADFFAREVKSGERFVWVGDMNVAPTDIDVTHPENKRNHVCCHHEIREKFEKTVGWGLVDMLRRFHPEEGTFTFFDYRVKDALARNTGWRIDHVLAAPALAERTLDCFVDREPRGWEKPSDHTPVIADFEI